In Synechococcales cyanobacterium T60_A2020_003, the DNA window TTTGTTCTTCGGCCAAAATGCGATCTTTGGAGTCTGCCCAGTAGGCGCTGTAAATCCACAGTTCCTCTGACCCTTTATCCTCTATGCTCCAGCGGTAAATAGCTGATTTTGGATTCACACCGACTTCGATCAGCTTTGCACCCATGTAATACTCCATCTGGGTTTTGGTGCGATCCTTAAGTGCAGGCGGATCAGTTTTGCGAACTCGTTTCGACATGTGCGCCTGAGTGGGTTTAGCCATTCGTTTTACATCCTTGTATTGAGCATCACCGTCCCCCTATTAATGTAGGACAAAACCGTGGATGCCCTGCTGGAATGCTCTGAGGTCGTTCAAAGGATAAGCACTGGATGACTTAAAGCTATACTTACATCTCAAAAATGCGCTAAGACATCGAAATCTCTCTACGCTAGATGAAAGCTCACAGTTACACCTCAGTGCAGGGTAGGAAATCGGCATGGAACTACACATCACAGATGCCCATAGCTTGAGAATTATTGATCGGGAAGTGGGAGACCACAGCTTCTCGCCTGCTGAATATGAAATTGTGCGCCGAGTCATTTACGCCACTGCCGATTTTGAATATAAATCGCTGCTTCAGTTTTCGGATCAGGCGCTGCAATCAGGTGCAGCAGCTCTCGCAGCCCGTTGCACGATCATCGTGGATGTGCCGATGGTACAAGTTGGGATAACGCCAACGGTGCAATCTACTTTTGCCAATCCCGTCTATTGCAGCATGGAAGCGATCACCCGTCCCCAGCGCGAGAA includes these proteins:
- a CDS encoding precorrin-8X methylmutase, with the protein product MELHITDAHSLRIIDREVGDHSFSPAEYEIVRRVIYATADFEYKSLLQFSDQALQSGAAALAARCTIIVDVPMVQVGITPTVQSTFANPVYCSMEAITRPQREKSQAAWGIETLARRYPEAIFVVGQAQTALASIVDLIMANEIKPSLVIGTPARFLGMEKMDKRLVQSMVPYIRIRGRKGSAVVAAAIVNGLADLAWQAYEGEAVR